Proteins from a genomic interval of Phyllopteryx taeniolatus isolate TA_2022b chromosome 3, UOR_Ptae_1.2, whole genome shotgun sequence:
- the foxb2 gene encoding forkhead box protein B2 produces MPRPGKNSYSDQKPPYSYISLTAMAIQNSQDKMLPLSDIYKFIMDRFPYYRDNTQRWQNSLRHNLSFNDCFIKIPRRPDQPGKGSFWALHPDCGDMFENGSFLRRRKRFKVLRAELAACKSSPMLHYFHHHHLHHHLQPGGKPGQQEPSAGRLPLMHPTPTHFQGYGGIACAQSGGFKHPFAIENIISRDYKGVMPLTSVMHHLGYPVPPQLMPSVWPHVGMLSEPLAPSPEYAPFGVPAKSLYHHHHSANGPAAQPAVPVPIKPTPALVSHGLSGMCTPGSSSHQGDALEEKGNLLHPALLLS; encoded by the coding sequence ATGCCACGACCTGGGAAAAACTCTTACAGTGACCAGAAGCCTCCCTATTCGTACATCTCCCTCACGGCCATGGCCATCCAGAACTCCCAAGACAAGATGCTGCCCCTGAGCGACATCTACAAGTTCATCATGGACCGCTTCCCCTACTACAGGGACAACACGCAGCGCTGGCAGAACTCGCTACGGCACAATCTCTCCTTTAACGACTGCTTCATCAAAATCCCGCGGCGGCCCGACCAGCCCGGCAAGGGCAGCTTCTGGGCCCTGCACCCGGACTGCGGCGACATGTTCGAGAACGGCAGTTTCCTGCGTCGCCGTAAGCGCTTCAAGGTGCTGCGCGCCGAGCTGGCGGCGTGCAAGAGCTCACCCATGTTGCACTatttccaccaccaccacctccatcACCATCTGCAGCCGGGCGGCAAGCCGGGCCAGCAGGAGCCATCGGCCGGCCGCCTCCCTCTTATGCACCCGACGCCGACGCACTTCCAAGGCTACGGAGGCATCGCTTGCGCCCAGTCGGGTGGCTTTAAACACCCGTTCGCCATCGAGAACATCATCAGCCGGGACTACAAAGGCGTCATGCCCCTCACCTCCGTCATGCACCACCTGGGCTATCCGGTGCCACCTCAGCTGATGCCCTCCGTGTGGCCCCACGTCGGGATGCTGTCCGAGCCTCTGGCCCCGTCCCCGGAGTACGCGCCCTTCGGGGTCCCGGCAAAAAGCCTGTACCACCATCACCACAGTGCCAACGGCCCTGCTGCGCAACCCGCCGTGCCGGTGCCGATAAAGCCCACGCCGGCTCTCGTGTCACACGGCCTGAGCGGGATGTGCACCCCGGGCTCCTCCTCCCACCAAGGTGATGCTCTGGAGGAAAAAGGGAATCTGCTGCACCCAGCCCTCCTTCTGTCTTAA